A genome region from Myroides fluvii includes the following:
- a CDS encoding co-chaperone GroES, producing the protein MALNIKPLADRVLIEPQPAETKTASGIFIPDTAKEKPQKGTVVAVGNGTKDHNMTVQVGDTVLYGKYAGTELKLEGKDYLIMREDDILAIV; encoded by the coding sequence ATGGCATTAAACATTAAACCACTTGCGGATAGAGTTCTTATTGAACCTCAACCAGCAGAAACAAAAACTGCTTCTGGTATTTTTATTCCTGATACAGCGAAAGAAAAACCACAAAAAGGAACAGTAGTAGCTGTAGGAAACGGAACGAAAGACCACAACATGACGGTACAAGTAGGCGATACTGTATTATACGGTAAATATGCAGGAACAGAGCTAAAATTAGAAGGTAAGGATTACCTAATCATGCGTGAAGATGACATCTTAGCGATTGTTTAA
- the secG gene encoding preprotein translocase subunit SecG has product MNTFTVFLVLIAIVCFLLIVVIMVQNPKGGGLDSSFGGSTVAGGVKNTNDFLDKSTWTLGAVLIILILMSSISFSGGAVGDSKLLDPNAEMPVQPTVPAAANTENTTESTPAAETPATSETSTPATTQE; this is encoded by the coding sequence ATGAACACATTTACAGTATTTTTAGTATTGATTGCTATCGTATGTTTTTTATTAATTGTGGTTATTATGGTACAAAATCCTAAAGGTGGAGGTTTAGACTCTTCTTTCGGAGGATCTACTGTTGCAGGAGGTGTAAAAAACACGAATGACTTCTTAGATAAGAGTACTTGGACATTAGGAGCGGTGTTAATCATCCTTATTTTAATGTCAAGCATTAGCTTTAGTGGTGGAGCTGTTGGAGATTCTAAACTTTTAGATCCTAACGCAGAGATGCCAGTACAGCCTACTGTTCCTGCTGCTGCTAACACAGAAAACACGACAGAATCAACACCTGCAGCTGAAACTCCAGCAACTAGCGAGACTTCAACTCCAGCAACTACACAAGAATAA
- a CDS encoding tetratricopeptide repeat protein has translation MNRATLHTYLADPTQVQRTDIQELKELLEQYPYLQPLRSLYLKALYSNESTSYNQELKKTAAYTLDRDILFHFIVSDDFTAYTPLSIEIEEEESEPKEAIEPIAKEKEREPEQNISALLQNISKVAYAIVQENTSLEEKTQKDTDKEICNPVSVPEIDSLAEEAIPAISKSAELENKLEIGKPLAFEAGEKYSFQEWLKLSKQQPIVRESDAEKDTKQPEKEEIAEIITEDEKKFQKSLEQKQALIDKFIETNPKIIPTKKGTASPINIELSLQENTSLMTETLAKIYLEQKKYQKAIQAYEILILKYPEKSSFFANQILDIKALQQHNSL, from the coding sequence TTGAATAGAGCAACTTTACATACTTACTTAGCTGATCCAACACAAGTACAGCGAACAGACATTCAAGAATTAAAAGAATTACTTGAGCAGTACCCTTATTTACAGCCTTTGAGAAGTTTGTACCTAAAAGCACTTTATTCAAATGAAAGTACTTCATACAATCAGGAACTCAAAAAAACTGCGGCTTATACGTTAGACCGCGACATTTTGTTCCACTTTATTGTTTCTGATGACTTTACTGCCTATACGCCTTTATCCATCGAGATTGAGGAAGAAGAATCTGAGCCAAAAGAAGCAATCGAGCCCATAGCGAAGGAAAAAGAGCGAGAGCCTGAACAAAATATTAGCGCACTACTCCAAAACATTTCCAAAGTTGCCTATGCTATTGTACAAGAGAATACTTCTTTGGAAGAAAAAACACAAAAAGATACAGACAAAGAAATATGCAATCCTGTTTCTGTACCTGAAATAGATTCACTAGCTGAAGAAGCAATTCCAGCTATTTCTAAAAGCGCTGAATTAGAAAATAAGCTTGAAATTGGCAAACCTTTAGCATTTGAAGCTGGGGAAAAATACTCCTTTCAAGAATGGCTAAAATTGTCCAAGCAACAGCCAATTGTTCGAGAATCAGATGCAGAAAAAGACACAAAACAGCCTGAAAAGGAAGAAATAGCGGAGATAATTACGGAAGATGAAAAAAAATTTCAAAAAAGTTTGGAGCAAAAACAAGCTTTAATTGATAAATTCATCGAAACAAATCCTAAAATTATCCCAACAAAAAAAGGTACGGCAAGCCCCATAAATATTGAATTATCTCTACAAGAGAACACAAGTTTAATGACGGAGACTTTAGCCAAAATATACTTAGAGCAAAAAAAATATCAAAAAGCGATACAAGCTTATGAGATTTTAATTTTGAAATATCCAGAAAAAAGTAGTTTCTTTGCAAACCAAATATTAGATATAAAAGCGTTACAACAACATAATAGTTTATAA
- a CDS encoding LptE family protein: protein MKKLKPILLVAFILLGLQSCKYYNFTGTGKIDADSFQVNYFQNNAPLVEPGIERTFTLALQDLIQNQTSLTLTNSDADLVYEGEIVDYRISPMTATADQRAAQNRLYIAINVRFTNKKNPEDDFEKRFSFYYDYDANAQLVGATLNTALDEIYERITQDVFNESLAKW, encoded by the coding sequence ATGAAGAAGCTTAAACCAATCCTCCTTGTTGCCTTTATCCTCTTAGGCTTACAAAGCTGCAAGTACTATAACTTTACGGGAACAGGAAAAATTGACGCAGATTCTTTCCAGGTGAATTACTTTCAGAATAATGCACCTTTGGTTGAACCAGGAATTGAACGTACCTTCACCCTTGCACTGCAAGATTTGATTCAAAACCAAACGAGTTTAACATTAACTAATTCCGATGCGGATTTAGTATACGAAGGAGAAATTGTCGATTATAGGATTAGCCCCATGACGGCAACTGCAGATCAAAGAGCAGCGCAAAACCGTTTATACATCGCTATTAATGTGCGATTTACAAACAAAAAAAATCCAGAAGACGACTTCGAAAAACGATTTTCGTTTTACTATGACTATGATGCAAATGCACAATTAGTTGGTGCGACATTAAATACAGCTTTAGATGAGATTTATGAGCGCATTACACAAGATGTATTCAATGAATCCTTAGCTAAATGGTAA
- a CDS encoding sigma-54 interaction domain-containing protein — protein sequence MENVQAIKQRFEIIGNDPKLNRAIQKAIQVAPTDISVLVTGESGVGKESIPKIIHSLSHRKHGKYIAVNCGAIPEGTIDSELFGHEKGAFTGAISTREGYFEEADGGTIFLDEVGELPLTTQVRLLRILENGEFIKVGSSRVQKTDIRIIAATNVNMIEAIQKGRFREDLYYRLSTIEINLPPLRERGEDIHLLFRKFASDFAHKYKMPPVRLDANAANFLIRYRWDGNIRQLRNVAEEISVLETNREITLSILQAYLPNHDRQLPSVVQGKKAESDFSTEREILYKILFDMRNDITDLKKLTLELLKQDKGQVQETNQLLIQRIYGGKSESVDYPTTPSDILQLENSHAHPAHAVQPVHPTYHPTIVESDDDDNYLIAETVEDEPLNLEEQEVELIRKSLERNKGKRKAAAEELGISERTLYRKIKQYNL from the coding sequence ATGGAAAATGTTCAAGCAATTAAACAGCGATTTGAAATCATAGGAAATGATCCTAAGCTTAACCGCGCCATTCAAAAAGCAATACAAGTTGCTCCAACGGATATTTCGGTTTTGGTAACAGGAGAAAGTGGAGTTGGGAAAGAAAGCATTCCTAAAATCATCCATTCCCTATCGCATCGCAAACACGGTAAATACATTGCTGTAAACTGTGGAGCTATTCCTGAAGGAACAATTGACAGTGAGCTTTTTGGACACGAAAAAGGAGCCTTTACCGGTGCAATTAGCACCCGTGAGGGTTATTTTGAAGAGGCCGATGGTGGTACTATCTTTCTCGATGAAGTTGGAGAACTTCCCTTAACCACCCAAGTGCGTTTGTTGCGTATTTTAGAAAATGGCGAATTTATCAAAGTAGGATCCTCACGGGTACAAAAGACAGATATTCGCATCATTGCAGCAACCAATGTCAATATGATTGAGGCGATTCAAAAGGGACGATTTAGGGAGGATTTATATTATCGTTTGAGCACTATCGAAATCAACTTACCTCCACTCCGAGAAAGAGGGGAAGACATTCACTTATTGTTCAGGAAATTTGCTTCAGATTTTGCTCATAAATACAAAATGCCTCCAGTGCGCTTAGATGCCAATGCGGCTAATTTCTTGATCCGTTACCGCTGGGATGGAAATATCCGACAATTGCGAAATGTAGCGGAAGAAATTTCTGTTTTGGAAACCAATAGAGAAATTACACTGTCTATTTTACAGGCGTATTTACCTAACCACGACAGACAATTGCCCTCCGTCGTACAAGGAAAGAAAGCCGAAAGTGATTTTAGTACTGAACGAGAGATTTTATACAAAATCCTCTTTGATATGCGCAATGATATTACGGATTTAAAAAAACTAACCTTAGAACTGCTCAAACAGGACAAAGGACAAGTACAAGAGACGAATCAACTCTTGATTCAGCGCATCTACGGAGGTAAAAGTGAATCTGTCGACTATCCCACTACACCTTCGGACATTTTACAGCTAGAAAACAGCCATGCACATCCCGCTCATGCCGTTCAACCGGTCCATCCAACTTATCACCCAACCATTGTAGAAAGCGACGACGACGACAATTACTTGATTGCGGAAACAGTAGAAGATGAACCACTCAATTTAGAAGAACAAGAAGTAGAATTAATTCGAAAATCGCTGGAGCGCAACAAAGGAAAAAGAAAAGCAGCTGCCGAAGAACTCGGTATCTCAGAACGAACTTTATATCGAAAGATTAAACAATACAACTTATAA
- the miaB gene encoding tRNA (N6-isopentenyl adenosine(37)-C2)-methylthiotransferase MiaB encodes MEKVIDENKQGTSLQLEQNRDNTKKLFIESYGCQMNFSDSEIVASILSDAGYNTTNNLEEADLVLVNTCSIRDKAEQTVRKRLDQYNRIKKKNPGMKVGVLGCMAERLKSKFLEEEKIVDMVVGPDAYKDLPNLLKEVDEGRDAINVILSKDETYGDISPVRLQSNGVTAFVSITRGCDNMCTFCVVPFTRGRERSREPHSIISEIQDLYERGFKEITLLGQNVDSYLWYGGGLKKDFDKASDIQKATAVDFTQLLDLCATKFPKMRFRFSTSNPQDMHMEVIEVIARHDNICKYVHLPVQSGSTRILQEMNRQHTREEYIELVDKIYALIPDISLSQDMITGFPTETEEDHQDTLSLMEHVRYDFGFMFAYSERPGTLAARKLEDDIPEEVKKRRLSEIIAVQGKISLERTQRFVGQTVEVLIEKTSKRSDLEWSGRNSQNTTVVFPKENYKVGDFVEVYVEDCTSATLIGKAVGYSPMQED; translated from the coding sequence ATGGAAAAGGTAATTGACGAAAATAAACAAGGAACCAGCTTACAGCTAGAACAGAACAGAGACAACACCAAAAAGCTTTTTATCGAGAGCTATGGGTGTCAAATGAACTTTTCAGATAGTGAGATTGTTGCTTCCATTTTATCTGACGCAGGATACAATACGACCAATAACTTAGAAGAAGCTGATTTAGTTTTAGTAAACACTTGTTCTATTCGCGACAAAGCGGAACAAACTGTACGCAAACGCTTAGACCAATACAACCGAATAAAGAAAAAAAACCCAGGAATGAAAGTAGGGGTTTTAGGCTGTATGGCAGAGCGATTAAAGAGTAAATTTCTAGAGGAAGAGAAAATTGTTGATATGGTAGTAGGTCCTGATGCCTACAAAGATTTACCCAATTTATTAAAAGAAGTGGACGAAGGTAGGGATGCCATCAACGTAATTTTGTCGAAAGATGAAACCTATGGTGATATTTCCCCTGTTCGCCTACAAAGTAACGGAGTGACGGCTTTTGTTTCGATTACCAGAGGTTGTGACAATATGTGTACGTTCTGTGTTGTTCCTTTTACAAGAGGACGTGAACGCAGTAGAGAACCGCACAGTATCATTTCTGAAATTCAAGATTTATACGAAAGAGGATTCAAAGAAATCACTTTACTTGGTCAAAACGTTGACAGCTATCTTTGGTATGGAGGTGGTTTGAAAAAAGATTTTGACAAAGCTTCTGATATTCAAAAAGCTACAGCAGTTGACTTTACTCAATTATTAGACTTATGTGCAACGAAATTCCCAAAAATGAGATTCCGTTTCTCAACGTCGAATCCTCAGGATATGCACATGGAAGTGATTGAAGTAATCGCTCGTCATGACAACATCTGTAAATATGTTCACTTACCTGTTCAATCAGGAAGTACACGTATTTTACAAGAGATGAATCGTCAACACACTAGAGAAGAATACATCGAATTAGTGGATAAAATTTACGCGTTAATTCCAGATATTTCTCTTTCGCAAGATATGATTACAGGTTTCCCTACAGAAACAGAAGAAGATCACCAAGACACGCTTTCTCTAATGGAGCATGTTCGCTATGATTTTGGATTTATGTTTGCTTATTCAGAACGCCCAGGAACCTTAGCGGCTCGCAAGCTAGAAGATGACATTCCTGAGGAAGTTAAAAAACGCCGTTTAAGCGAAATTATTGCAGTACAAGGAAAAATCAGTTTAGAACGTACGCAACGTTTTGTGGGACAAACAGTCGAAGTTTTAATTGAAAAAACATCGAAGCGTTCTGATTTAGAATGGAGCGGAAGAAATTCACAAAACACAACTGTGGTATTCCCGAAAGAAAATTATAAAGTAGGTGATTTTGTTGAAGTATATGTAGAAGATTGTACTTCTGCAACACTAATTGGCAAGGCAGTTGGATATTCGCCTATGCAAGAAGATTAA
- the topA gene encoding type I DNA topoisomerase has product MAKNLVIVESPAKAKTIEKFLGKDYQVESSYGHIADLPSKEIGVNVEDNFKPKYEVSSDKKAVVKKLKDLSKKAEVVWLASDEDREGEAIAWHLAEELKLDQNKTKRIVFHEITKSAILKAIENPRGIDYNLVNAQQARRILDRLVGYELSPVLWKKVKGGLSAGRVQSVAVRLIVEREKEINEFKIESSYVITAEFKTAEGKGVKARLSKNFRSEQEAKDFLNLNIGANYTIKDLETKPAKKSPAAPFTTSTLQQEAARKLYYSVGQTMMLAQRLYEEGYITYMRTDSVNLSEEATKAAAAEIAKSYGAEYVQSRSYVTKSKGAQEAHEAIRPTNMALHAVPLDRDQARLYDLIWKRTLASQMSDAKLERTNVKIGANKYSDLFVATGEVLLFDGFLKVYLEGHDDEEEEVEGILPHLKVGESLLSNAIVATQRFSKPAARYTEASLVKKLEELGIGRPSTYAPTISTIIARNYVEKGTTEGKERPYKVMTLAQAAVAEKVLVEKTGSDKGKMIPTDIGIIVNDFLVKNFKTILDYNFTAKVEEDFDAIAAGEEDWAKMMREFYDHFHPTVKDVEENAERESGERILGTDPASGKPVLVRLGKFGPMAQIGDAEEENKQFASLAPDQNIGTITLEEALKLFLLPKMLGEYNGEEVEVNNGRFGPYVRVGKTFISLPKGLEPLDVSYETALGFIKEKEEADRPIATYKELPVQKGVGRFGPYLKWNNIFINVNKKYNFDNLSNQDVIELIEDKIQKEKDKVIHDWQEEGIRVEKARWGRSVILKGKVKIELAKDVDAQALTLEEVKAMIEAKTPAKKTKAAAAKKPAAKKATTKVVAKKTTTKK; this is encoded by the coding sequence ATGGCAAAGAATTTAGTGATCGTGGAGTCGCCAGCAAAGGCAAAAACAATTGAAAAATTTTTGGGAAAAGATTATCAGGTAGAATCTAGTTATGGACATATAGCAGATTTACCCTCGAAAGAGATAGGGGTAAATGTAGAAGATAATTTTAAACCAAAATATGAGGTTTCTAGTGATAAGAAAGCAGTAGTAAAGAAATTAAAAGATCTTTCCAAGAAAGCAGAGGTTGTTTGGTTAGCTTCCGATGAGGATCGCGAGGGGGAGGCTATTGCTTGGCATTTGGCAGAAGAATTAAAACTGGACCAAAATAAAACAAAGCGAATTGTTTTTCACGAAATTACTAAATCGGCTATTTTAAAAGCAATTGAAAACCCGAGAGGGATTGATTATAACTTAGTTAATGCACAACAAGCGAGACGTATCTTGGATCGTTTGGTGGGATATGAATTATCCCCGGTGTTGTGGAAGAAAGTAAAAGGAGGATTATCTGCTGGACGTGTTCAGTCTGTAGCTGTTCGTTTAATTGTTGAAAGAGAAAAAGAAATCAACGAGTTCAAAATTGAATCTTCGTATGTGATTACGGCTGAGTTTAAAACAGCTGAAGGAAAAGGGGTAAAAGCGAGGTTGTCTAAAAACTTCAGAAGTGAACAAGAAGCAAAGGATTTCCTGAACCTTAATATAGGAGCAAACTATACAATTAAGGATTTAGAGACAAAACCTGCTAAAAAATCACCAGCTGCTCCATTTACCACATCAACGCTTCAACAAGAAGCTGCCCGTAAGTTATACTATTCAGTTGGACAAACGATGATGTTAGCACAACGCTTATATGAAGAAGGGTATATTACTTATATGAGAACGGATAGTGTGAATTTATCGGAGGAGGCAACAAAAGCTGCCGCTGCAGAAATTGCAAAATCATACGGCGCAGAATATGTACAATCCAGAAGTTATGTAACGAAAAGCAAAGGAGCTCAAGAAGCGCACGAGGCCATCAGACCAACAAATATGGCTTTGCATGCTGTTCCTTTGGATCGAGATCAAGCGCGTTTATACGATTTGATATGGAAGCGTACGTTGGCTTCTCAGATGAGTGATGCTAAATTGGAACGCACCAATGTAAAAATAGGTGCAAATAAATACAGTGATTTATTCGTGGCAACAGGAGAAGTGTTGTTGTTTGATGGATTCTTGAAAGTGTATTTAGAAGGGCATGATGATGAAGAGGAAGAAGTGGAGGGAATCTTACCACACTTAAAAGTTGGGGAGTCGTTGTTGTCGAATGCAATTGTAGCAACACAGCGCTTTAGCAAGCCCGCAGCGCGTTATACAGAAGCCTCGTTGGTGAAAAAATTAGAAGAGTTAGGGATTGGACGACCATCAACCTATGCGCCGACGATTTCAACTATTATTGCGCGTAACTATGTTGAAAAGGGAACCACGGAAGGAAAAGAACGCCCGTACAAAGTAATGACGCTAGCTCAAGCTGCTGTTGCAGAAAAAGTACTAGTAGAAAAAACAGGATCAGATAAAGGGAAAATGATTCCTACAGATATAGGAATTATTGTTAACGATTTCTTGGTTAAGAACTTCAAGACAATTCTAGATTATAATTTTACAGCTAAAGTAGAAGAAGACTTCGATGCTATTGCTGCTGGAGAAGAAGATTGGGCAAAGATGATGCGCGAGTTCTACGATCACTTTCACCCAACAGTGAAAGATGTTGAAGAAAATGCAGAACGCGAATCAGGAGAGCGTATCCTCGGAACAGATCCTGCTTCTGGCAAACCGGTATTGGTGCGTTTGGGGAAATTTGGTCCCATGGCTCAAATTGGTGATGCAGAAGAGGAGAATAAGCAATTTGCTAGCTTAGCCCCAGATCAAAATATTGGAACAATTACCTTAGAAGAAGCATTAAAGCTATTCTTACTGCCTAAAATGTTAGGGGAGTATAATGGAGAAGAGGTTGAAGTAAATAACGGGCGATTTGGACCTTATGTGCGCGTGGGTAAAACATTTATTTCCCTGCCGAAGGGATTAGAACCCTTAGATGTGTCGTATGAAACGGCTTTGGGCTTTATTAAAGAAAAAGAAGAAGCAGATCGACCAATTGCAACCTATAAAGAGTTACCTGTACAAAAAGGTGTAGGGCGATTTGGTCCTTATTTGAAGTGGAATAACATTTTTATTAATGTCAATAAAAAATACAATTTTGATAACCTTTCAAATCAAGATGTTATCGAGTTGATTGAAGATAAAATTCAAAAAGAAAAAGACAAGGTAATTCACGATTGGCAAGAAGAAGGAATCCGAGTAGAAAAGGCAAGATGGGGAAGATCGGTTATTTTGAAGGGCAAAGTGAAAATAGAGTTAGCGAAAGACGTCGATGCACAAGCCTTAACGTTAGAGGAGGTCAAAGCGATGATTGAAGCAAAAACTCCTGCAAAGAAAACCAAAGCTGCCGCAGCGAAGAAGCCTGCAGCTAAAAAGGCAACAACTAAGGTAGTAGCTAAGAAAACGACAACCAAGAAATAA
- a CDS encoding formimidoylglutamase, with protein sequence MLELLRPVSIEFRNFIDGLPSQSLGKKVYFHSGGDFDKYAQYKIALIGVTDNRGLAAESATVDLMKVRKAFYTLYPGNWNVRIADLGDIVPGESIEDTYFLLRKIVEDLVKNGSIPVVIGGSQDLTYALYRAYDKLEQMVNLVCIDHKLDVAKDGSYAAESFLSRIILEEPNNLFNFSNLGYQTYYNSQEEIDLIESLYFEAYRVGEIINNIALAEPVLRDADVVSIDINAVKSSDSGNFVTYNPNGFDGREICALARYSGLSDKVSTFGLFNYNNQTNETLLLGQILWYFIEGVNYRYNEYPFTCKDNYVKYIVPFDDYENLIFYKSDISGRWWIEVSIDAGVNEKLTKKTLLPCSYEDYEKATAQQLPDRWWRAFKKSLV encoded by the coding sequence ATGTTAGAACTTTTACGTCCAGTTAGTATTGAATTTCGAAATTTTATCGACGGATTGCCAAGTCAAAGTCTAGGAAAGAAAGTGTATTTTCATTCTGGAGGAGATTTCGATAAGTATGCACAATATAAAATCGCTCTTATTGGGGTTACCGATAATAGAGGATTGGCTGCGGAATCTGCTACTGTGGATTTGATGAAAGTTAGAAAAGCTTTTTATACCTTGTATCCGGGGAATTGGAATGTTCGGATTGCCGATTTAGGGGATATTGTACCTGGGGAGTCTATCGAAGATACTTATTTTTTACTGCGAAAAATTGTAGAAGATTTAGTTAAAAATGGTTCAATCCCAGTTGTTATTGGAGGAAGTCAAGACTTAACCTATGCGTTGTATCGCGCGTATGACAAATTAGAACAAATGGTAAACTTAGTTTGTATTGATCACAAACTAGACGTTGCTAAAGATGGAAGTTATGCCGCAGAAAGTTTTCTGTCGCGAATTATTCTAGAAGAACCGAATAATTTGTTTAATTTTTCAAATTTAGGCTACCAAACGTATTATAATTCGCAAGAAGAGATCGATTTAATTGAAAGTTTATACTTTGAAGCCTATCGAGTTGGAGAAATTATTAATAATATTGCATTGGCAGAACCCGTATTGCGAGATGCTGATGTTGTTAGCATTGATATTAATGCTGTAAAGTCAAGTGATTCTGGGAATTTCGTCACGTATAATCCCAATGGATTTGACGGGAGAGAGATTTGTGCTTTGGCTCGCTATAGCGGGTTAAGTGATAAAGTTAGCACTTTTGGACTATTTAATTATAATAATCAAACAAATGAAACGTTATTATTAGGACAAATATTGTGGTATTTTATTGAAGGAGTTAATTATCGCTACAATGAATACCCCTTTACCTGTAAGGACAATTATGTGAAGTATATTGTGCCTTTTGATGATTACGAGAATTTGATATTTTACAAGAGTGATATTTCTGGGAGATGGTGGATTGAAGTGAGTATTGACGCGGGTGTTAATGAAAAGTTAACAAAGAAAACGCTGTTACCTTGTAGTTATGAAGATTACGAAAAGGCAACCGCTCAGCAATTACCTGATAGATGGTGGAGAGCATTTAAAAAGAGTTTAGTATAG
- the porK gene encoding T9SS ring complex lipoprotein PorK/GldK, with translation MKKIITLGAVLALVCSCGTGDRGELLGGVEGKRWSTTKPHGMSLVPGGTFTMGQSNEDFLGAQDAPTKTVTVGSFYMDETAVTNNQYRKFVDWVKDSVIRTRLAIAADDMGLTPDGGGIGAYAFLDSEENLDRMTPYQRYMYENYYSMDSSDDMYAGRRLNKKVNLPASVDRYPDEYYVEVMDSLYIPASETYNGLGMFDASKIKFKYTYVDLEGAMKDKGNDPRGKRNRHLKTETLLIYPDTTRWIKEFQYSYNEPMHNDYFWHEAFGEYPVVGVNWNQARAFAAWRTLYKNTFLRSKRMPSEVHEYRLPMESEWEFAARGGLEGAMYPWGGPYTTDEKGCFMANFKPSRFDYAADGATYTAEARAYPPNGYNLYNMAGNVAEWTSSPYDSSSYDFMSSLKPKNRRSDTPLKVVRGGSWRDPAYMLQVATRDSEYADSARSYIGFRTVQSVSGSMSRSNASKMAK, from the coding sequence ATGAAGAAGATCATTACGTTAGGAGCAGTTTTAGCTTTGGTATGCAGCTGTGGTACTGGAGATCGAGGTGAGTTGTTAGGCGGAGTAGAAGGAAAGAGATGGTCAACTACGAAGCCTCATGGTATGTCTTTGGTTCCAGGTGGGACTTTTACAATGGGACAATCGAACGAAGATTTCCTTGGTGCACAGGATGCCCCAACAAAAACAGTAACCGTTGGTTCGTTCTACATGGATGAAACGGCTGTTACAAACAACCAGTACAGGAAATTTGTGGATTGGGTAAAGGATTCGGTTATCCGAACTCGTTTAGCTATTGCTGCAGATGATATGGGATTGACTCCAGATGGTGGTGGTATTGGTGCTTATGCGTTTTTAGATAGCGAAGAAAATCTAGATCGTATGACGCCTTATCAAAGATATATGTACGAAAATTACTACAGCATGGATAGCAGCGATGACATGTATGCGGGTAGAAGATTGAATAAAAAAGTGAACTTGCCTGCATCAGTAGATCGTTATCCTGATGAGTATTATGTTGAAGTAATGGACTCTTTGTATATTCCTGCTTCTGAAACATATAATGGATTGGGTATGTTCGATGCTTCTAAAATTAAATTCAAATACACGTATGTGGATTTAGAGGGAGCAATGAAAGACAAAGGAAACGATCCACGTGGAAAACGCAACAGACACTTAAAAACAGAGACGTTGTTGATTTATCCTGATACAACGCGTTGGATTAAAGAATTCCAATATTCTTACAACGAGCCAATGCACAATGATTATTTCTGGCACGAAGCTTTTGGTGAATATCCTGTAGTGGGTGTGAACTGGAACCAAGCGAGAGCATTTGCTGCATGGAGAACGTTGTACAAAAATACATTCTTGCGTTCAAAACGCATGCCTTCTGAAGTACATGAGTACAGATTGCCAATGGAAAGCGAATGGGAATTTGCAGCTAGAGGTGGTTTAGAAGGAGCAATGTATCCTTGGGGTGGTCCTTATACAACGGATGAAAAAGGTTGTTTCATGGCTAACTTCAAACCTAGTCGTTTTGATTATGCAGCGGATGGAGCTACCTATACAGCTGAAGCACGCGCTTATCCACCAAACGGATATAACTTATACAATATGGCTGGAAACGTAGCGGAGTGGACAAGCTCACCGTATGATTCATCATCTTATGACTTCATGTCAAGTTTAAAACCAAAAAACAGAAGATCAGATACGCCATTAAAAGTTGTACGAGGAGGATCATGGAGAGACCCTGCTTATATGTTACAAGTAGCTACACGTGATTCTGAATACGCGGATTCAGCTAGATCATACATCGGATTTAGAACCGTGCAATCTGTTTCAGGATCAATGTCTAGAAGCAATGCGTCTAAAATGGCTAAATAA